In a single window of the Atlantibacter hermannii genome:
- the yfiH gene encoding putative inner membrane protein, producing MTTLIIPEWPLPPGVAACSSTRTGGVSAGAYDSLNLGAHCGDNLDDVEENRRRLFAAAQMPSKPVWLEQVHGDAVLRLTGEPYASKRADASWSDTPGIVCTVMTADCLPVLFCNQAGTQVAAAHAGWRGLCEGVLEQTLANFNDRPENIMAWLGPAIGPQAFEVGDDVRDAFIAKDSKAENAFRPAGEKYFADIYQLARQRLNNAGVTSVYGGDRCTYTEERDFFSYRRDRITGRMASFIWLI from the coding sequence ATGACCACACTGATTATCCCTGAGTGGCCGTTACCGCCGGGTGTGGCTGCCTGCAGCAGCACCCGAACTGGCGGCGTGAGCGCTGGCGCGTATGACTCGCTCAATCTGGGCGCGCACTGCGGCGATAACCTGGATGATGTTGAGGAAAATCGACGTCGGCTGTTTGCCGCTGCCCAAATGCCCTCGAAACCCGTCTGGCTTGAACAGGTGCATGGCGATGCGGTGTTGAGATTGACCGGCGAACCTTACGCTTCTAAACGCGCCGATGCCTCGTGGAGCGATACGCCCGGCATCGTCTGCACTGTGATGACGGCCGACTGCCTGCCGGTGCTGTTCTGTAACCAGGCGGGTACACAGGTGGCTGCGGCGCATGCAGGATGGCGGGGATTGTGCGAGGGAGTGCTGGAGCAAACCCTCGCTAATTTTAACGATCGTCCCGAAAATATTATGGCCTGGCTGGGGCCAGCGATTGGCCCGCAGGCTTTTGAAGTCGGGGATGATGTGCGGGATGCGTTTATCGCTAAAGACAGCAAAGCCGAAAATGCGTTTCGTCCGGCAGGGGAAAAATATTTCGCGGATATTTACCAACTCGCCCGCCAGCGCCTGAATAATGCAGGGGTGACTTCTGTATATGGCGGCGACCGCTGTACGTATACGGAAGAGCGCGATTTTTTCTCATACCGACGTGACAGAATCACGGGGCGTATGGCAAGTTTCATTTGGCTGATATAA
- the rluD gene encoding 23S rRNA pseudouridine synthase: protein MAQRVQLTATVSESQLGQRLDQALAEMFPDYSRSRIKEWILDQRVHLNGKISDKPKEKVFGGENVVIDVEIEEDARFEPQDIPLNIVYEDDDILVINKPRDFVVHPGAGNPDGTVLNALLHYYPPIADVPRAGIVHRLDKDTTGLMVVAKTIPAQTRLVESLQLREITREYEAVAIGHMTAGGTVEEPISRHPTKRTHMSVHPMGKPAVTHYRIMEHFRIHTRLRLRLETGRTHQIRVHMAHITHPLVGDQLYGGRPRPPKGASEAFIQALRQFDRQALHATMLRLYHPITGIQMEWHAPIPQDMVDLIDALRADFEAHKDDVDWL from the coding sequence ATGGCACAACGAGTACAACTCACTGCAACGGTGTCCGAATCTCAACTCGGTCAACGCTTAGATCAGGCTTTGGCCGAAATGTTCCCGGATTATTCGCGATCGCGCATAAAAGAGTGGATTTTAGATCAGCGCGTCCACCTTAACGGTAAAATTAGCGATAAACCTAAAGAAAAAGTCTTTGGTGGCGAGAACGTGGTTATCGATGTTGAAATCGAAGAAGACGCACGTTTCGAACCTCAGGATATCCCGCTGAATATTGTCTATGAAGATGATGATATTCTGGTCATTAACAAGCCCCGCGATTTCGTCGTTCATCCTGGCGCCGGTAATCCTGACGGCACCGTGCTGAATGCACTGCTCCACTACTATCCGCCCATCGCGGACGTGCCGCGTGCGGGCATTGTGCATCGTCTGGATAAAGACACCACCGGTTTAATGGTCGTCGCAAAAACCATTCCTGCGCAGACACGTCTGGTGGAATCGTTGCAATTGCGCGAAATCACTCGCGAGTACGAGGCGGTAGCGATTGGTCATATGACGGCGGGCGGAACAGTAGAAGAACCGATCAGCCGTCATCCGACTAAACGCACCCATATGTCGGTTCATCCGATGGGTAAACCCGCCGTCACTCACTACCGGATTATGGAGCACTTTAGGATTCATACCCGCCTGCGGTTGCGCCTGGAAACCGGTCGTACGCACCAGATCCGTGTGCACATGGCGCATATCACTCATCCGCTGGTGGGTGATCAGCTGTATGGTGGCCGTCCGCGTCCGCCGAAGGGCGCGTCAGAGGCGTTTATCCAGGCGCTGCGCCAGTTCGATCGTCAGGCGCTGCACGCTACGATGCTGCGTCTTTATCATCCGATAACCGGTATCCAGATGGAGTGGCACGCGCCGATCCCTCAGGATATGGTTGATCTTATTGACGCGTTACGCGCTGATTTCGAAGCGCATAAAGACGATGTTGACTGGTTATGA
- the yfiO gene encoding outer membrane protein assembly complex subunit YfiO, with protein sequence MTRMKYLVAAATLSLALAGCSGSKEEVPDNPPSEIYATAQRKLQDGNWKAAITQLEALDNRYPFGPYSQQVQLDLIYAYYKNADLPLAQASIDRFIRLNPTHPNIDYVLYMRGLTNMALDDSALQGFFGVDRSDRDPQHARDAFRDFAKLTRGYPKSQYVTDATKRMVFLKDRLAKYELSVAEYYTKRGAYVAVVNRVEGMLRDYPDTQATREGLKLMENAYREMQMNGQADKVAKIIEANSSNT encoded by the coding sequence ATGACGCGCATGAAATATCTGGTGGCTGCCGCCACGTTGAGCCTGGCTTTGGCGGGTTGCTCCGGTTCTAAGGAAGAGGTTCCTGATAATCCGCCATCTGAAATTTACGCGACTGCTCAGCGAAAACTGCAGGACGGTAACTGGAAAGCGGCAATAACGCAACTGGAAGCGCTGGATAATCGTTATCCATTTGGGCCGTATTCCCAGCAGGTGCAGTTGGATTTGATCTACGCCTATTACAAAAATGCCGATCTGCCGCTGGCTCAGGCTTCCATCGATCGTTTCATTCGTCTGAATCCGACACATCCGAATATTGACTATGTGCTTTATATGCGCGGTTTGACCAACATGGCTCTGGATGACAGCGCGCTGCAGGGATTCTTTGGCGTTGATCGCTCCGATCGCGATCCGCAACATGCCCGCGACGCGTTCCGCGATTTCGCTAAGCTGACGCGCGGTTATCCGAAAAGCCAGTATGTCACCGATGCCACTAAGCGCATGGTGTTCCTTAAAGATCGTCTGGCGAAATATGAGCTGTCCGTGGCGGAGTATTACACCAAGCGCGGCGCGTACGTTGCCGTCGTTAACCGTGTAGAAGGCATGCTGCGTGATTATCCGGATACCCAGGCAACGCGTGAAGGCCTGAAGCTGATGGAAAACGCCTACCGTGAAATGCAGATGAATGGGCAGGCTGATAAAGTCGCCAAAATCATTGAAGCAAACAGCAGCAATACCTGA
- the raiA gene encoding translation inhibitor protein RaiA has product MTMNITSKQMEITPAIRQHVADRLAKLEKWQTHLINPHIILSREPQGFVADATMNTPNGHLVASAKHEDMYTAINELINKLERQLNKVQHKGEARRAVPSVKDVSFAEDEE; this is encoded by the coding sequence ATGACAATGAACATTACCAGCAAACAAATGGAAATCACTCCGGCAATCCGCCAGCATGTCGCAGACCGTCTCGCTAAACTGGAAAAATGGCAAACTCACTTAATTAATCCACACATCATTTTGTCCAGAGAACCTCAAGGCTTCGTCGCCGACGCCACGATGAATACGCCAAACGGCCATCTTGTCGCCAGCGCAAAACACGAAGATATGTATACGGCTATTAACGAACTTATCAACAAACTGGAGCGACAACTGAACAAAGTGCAACACAAAGGGGAAGCACGTCGCGCAGTACCATCAGTTAAAGACGTTAGCTTCGCGGAAGATGAAGAGTAA
- the pheA gene encoding P-protein [includes: chorismate mutase; prephenate dehydratase], with protein sequence MTAENPLLALRDKISALDEKLLALLAERRTLAVEVGKAKLATHRPVRDIDRERDLLDKLIQLGKAHHLDAHYITRLFQLIIEDSVLTQQALLQQHLNQTNPHSARVAFLGPKGSYSHLAARQYAARHFEQFIESGCAKFQDIFNQVETGQADYAVVPLENTSSGAINDVYDLLQHTSLSIVGELTIPIDHCVLVSGSTDLENIDTIYSHPQPFQQCSQFLNRYSHWKIEYCESTSAAMEKVAQMKSPKVAALGSEAGGALYGLQVLERNLANQSQNITRFIVLARKAIHVSDQVPAKTTLLMATGQQAGALVEALLVLRNHNLIMTRLESRPIHGNPWEEMFYLDIQANVQQAEMQQALRELTDITRSMKVLGCYPSENVVPVEPA encoded by the coding sequence ATGACAGCGGAAAACCCTTTACTGGCTCTGCGGGATAAAATCAGTGCGTTGGATGAGAAGTTACTGGCGTTGTTAGCCGAGCGTCGTACCCTTGCGGTTGAAGTCGGCAAAGCCAAGCTCGCCACCCACCGGCCGGTGCGGGATATTGACCGTGAACGCGATCTGCTGGATAAACTTATCCAGCTTGGAAAAGCCCATCACCTGGATGCGCATTACATTACGCGTCTGTTTCAACTGATCATCGAAGATTCCGTATTAACCCAGCAGGCGCTGCTTCAGCAACACCTTAACCAAACCAATCCGCACTCCGCGCGGGTTGCTTTTCTGGGCCCAAAAGGCTCTTATTCCCATCTGGCAGCACGTCAGTATGCCGCCCGCCATTTCGAGCAGTTCATTGAAAGCGGTTGCGCCAAATTCCAGGATATTTTTAATCAGGTAGAAACGGGTCAGGCCGATTACGCTGTCGTCCCGCTTGAGAACACCAGTTCCGGCGCGATAAACGATGTGTACGACCTGCTTCAGCACACCAGCCTGTCGATTGTCGGTGAGTTAACCATCCCTATCGATCACTGCGTACTGGTTTCAGGATCAACCGATCTGGAGAACATCGACACGATTTACAGCCATCCGCAACCATTCCAGCAATGTAGCCAGTTCCTGAACCGTTATTCACACTGGAAAATTGAATACTGCGAGAGCACTTCAGCCGCGATGGAAAAAGTGGCTCAGATGAAATCGCCGAAAGTTGCCGCGCTGGGAAGCGAAGCCGGTGGCGCATTGTATGGATTACAGGTTCTTGAGCGCAATCTGGCGAACCAGTCGCAAAATATCACCCGTTTTATCGTGCTGGCGCGTAAAGCGATACACGTCTCCGATCAGGTTCCAGCCAAAACGACTTTACTGATGGCGACGGGCCAGCAGGCCGGTGCGTTGGTTGAAGCGCTGCTGGTGCTCCGTAATCACAATCTGATCATGACGCGCCTCGAATCGCGCCCGATTCATGGTAACCCGTGGGAAGAGATGTTCTATCTGGATATCCAGGCTAACGTCCAGCAAGCGGAAATGCAGCAGGCGTTGCGTGAACTCACCGACATTACCCGCTCAATGAAGGTTCTTGGGTGTTATCCGAGCGAGAATGTCGTGCCTGTCGAACCGGCATAA
- the tyrA gene encoding bifunctional chorismate mutase T and prephenate dehydrogenase → MVAELTALRDQIDEVDKALLGLLARRLELVSEVGEVKSRYGLPVYVPEREASMLASRRHEAEQLGVSPDLIEDVLRRVMRESYAHENDKGFKTLQPDLRPVVIVGGAGQMGRLFEKMLQLSGYQVRILEQQDWPQAQELVADAGMVIVSVPIHVTEQVIAKLPRLPDDCILVDLASVKNGPLQAMLAAHSGPVLGLHPMFGPDSGSLAKQVVVYCDGRQPEAYQWFLEQIQVWGARLHRSSAVEHDQNMAFIQALRHFATFAYGLHLAEENVQLEKLLALSSPIYRLELAMVGRLFAQDPQLYADIIMSSEANLALIKRYYRRFGEAISLLEQGNKQAFIDSFRKVEHWFGDYAERFQSESRTLLRQANDSRQ, encoded by the coding sequence ATGGTTGCAGAATTGACCGCACTGCGCGATCAAATCGATGAAGTGGATAAGGCGCTGCTGGGGCTACTGGCGCGCCGGCTGGAGCTGGTCTCTGAAGTGGGTGAAGTGAAAAGCCGCTACGGACTGCCGGTCTATGTGCCGGAACGTGAAGCATCAATGCTGGCGTCCCGACGTCATGAGGCTGAGCAGCTCGGTGTTTCGCCGGATCTGATTGAAGATGTATTGCGCCGGGTGATGCGCGAATCCTACGCCCATGAAAATGATAAGGGCTTCAAAACCCTGCAACCGGATCTTCGCCCGGTCGTCATTGTTGGCGGGGCAGGGCAAATGGGGCGTCTGTTTGAGAAGATGCTGCAATTGTCAGGTTATCAGGTCCGTATTCTGGAACAGCAGGACTGGCCGCAGGCGCAGGAATTAGTTGCTGATGCCGGTATGGTGATTGTCAGCGTGCCCATCCATGTGACCGAACAGGTGATTGCTAAATTGCCGCGTCTGCCGGATGACTGCATCCTCGTTGATCTGGCCTCAGTGAAAAACGGGCCTTTACAGGCGATGTTGGCCGCCCACAGCGGCCCGGTGTTAGGCTTGCACCCGATGTTTGGCCCGGACAGCGGCAGTCTCGCGAAGCAGGTCGTGGTTTATTGCGACGGTCGTCAGCCTGAGGCGTATCAGTGGTTCCTTGAACAGATCCAGGTGTGGGGCGCTCGCTTGCACCGCAGCAGCGCGGTGGAGCATGACCAGAACATGGCGTTTATTCAGGCGCTACGTCACTTTGCAACCTTTGCCTATGGCCTGCACCTGGCGGAAGAGAATGTCCAGCTGGAAAAACTGCTGGCGCTCTCGTCGCCAATCTATCGACTGGAACTGGCGATGGTAGGGCGGTTGTTTGCTCAGGACCCGCAGCTGTACGCGGATATCATTATGTCTTCCGAAGCGAATCTGGCCCTGATTAAGCGATACTACAGGCGGTTTGGCGAAGCGATTAGTTTGTTAGAGCAGGGCAATAAACAAGCGTTTATCGATAGTTTCCGCAAAGTCGAACACTGGTTTGGCGATTATGCGGAGCGCTTTCAGAGCGAAAGCCGCACCTTGTTGCGTCAGGCCAACGACAGCCGCCAGTAA
- the aroF_1 gene encoding phospho-2-dehydro-3-deoxyheptonate aldolase produces MIESHLFEGNQSSEQPRSEMKYGVSVTDACISWETTEALLQEIHNDLNGTLAARFA; encoded by the coding sequence ATGATTGAAAGCCACCTGTTTGAAGGCAATCAATCTTCTGAGCAACCGCGCAGCGAGATGAAATACGGCGTTTCCGTGACGGATGCTTGCATCAGTTGGGAAACTACCGAGGCATTGCTGCAGGAAATCCACAACGATCTGAACGGTACGCTCGCAGCGCGTTTCGCTTAA
- the aroF_2 gene encoding phospho-2-dehydro-3-deoxyheptonate aldolase — protein MQKDALNNVHIADEQVLITPDQLKAEFPLTVEQEAQIARSRKTISDIIAGRDPRLLVVCGPCSIHDPEAALEYARRFKALSEQVSDTLYLVMRVYFEKPRTTVGWKGLINDPHMDGSFEVETGLKIARSLLVELVSLGLPLATEALDPNSPQYLGDLFSWSAIGARTTESQTHREMASGLSMPVGFKNGTDGSLATAINAMRAAEQSHRFVGINQAGQVCLLQTQGNPDGHVILRGGKAPNYSPADVAQCEKEMEQAGLRPALMIDCSHGNSNKDYRRQPGVAESVVAQIKRW, from the coding sequence ATGCAAAAAGACGCGCTGAATAACGTTCACATCGCTGATGAACAGGTACTGATTACTCCGGATCAATTAAAGGCTGAATTCCCGCTGACGGTAGAACAGGAAGCGCAGATCGCACGTTCCCGTAAAACGATTTCAGACATTATCGCCGGACGCGATCCGCGTTTGTTAGTGGTTTGTGGACCTTGCTCGATCCACGATCCTGAAGCGGCCCTTGAGTATGCTCGTCGTTTTAAAGCGCTTTCCGAACAAGTCAGCGATACGCTTTACCTCGTTATGCGCGTCTATTTTGAAAAACCCCGCACCACCGTTGGCTGGAAAGGGCTGATTAACGATCCTCATATGGATGGCTCGTTTGAGGTTGAAACCGGCCTTAAAATCGCCCGTAGCCTGTTGGTGGAACTGGTCAGTTTGGGGCTGCCGCTGGCGACCGAAGCGCTGGATCCCAACAGCCCGCAATACCTTGGCGATCTGTTTAGCTGGTCGGCTATTGGCGCCCGTACCACCGAATCGCAAACGCACCGCGAAATGGCTTCGGGCCTCTCGATGCCGGTCGGCTTCAAAAATGGAACGGATGGCAGTCTGGCGACCGCCATTAACGCCATGCGCGCGGCTGAACAGTCGCACCGTTTTGTGGGTATCAACCAGGCGGGCCAGGTGTGCCTGCTGCAAACCCAGGGCAACCCGGACGGGCATGTGATCCTGCGTGGCGGTAAAGCCCCCAACTACAGCCCTGCAGATGTGGCGCAATGTGAAAAAGAAATGGAACAGGCAGGACTGCGTCCGGCGCTGATGATAGATTGCAGTCACGGTAATTCAAATAAAGACTACCGTCGTCAACCGGGCGTTGCGGAATCCGTGGTCGCTCAGATCAAAAGATGGTAA
- a CDS encoding putative lipoprotein codes for MRLALLFISILLCTGCQIDPYTHAPTWGDRNWYQIGADDAMSGGSPKTAQRLALDYDDARINMKDYKKGYLRGQQRLCQDDFVYLLGLSGKSFPAACENLSETPQLRARWQSGDTGASEESILN; via the coding sequence ATGCGTCTGGCACTACTCTTTATCAGCATACTGCTGTGCACTGGCTGTCAGATCGACCCCTACACCCATGCGCCGACATGGGGCGACAGAAACTGGTATCAAATTGGCGCGGATGATGCGATGTCTGGCGGTTCGCCAAAAACCGCTCAGCGGCTGGCGCTGGACTATGATGACGCGCGCATCAATATGAAAGATTACAAAAAAGGCTACCTGCGCGGCCAACAACGGTTATGTCAGGACGATTTTGTGTATCTCCTGGGGCTTAGCGGGAAAAGCTTCCCTGCTGCCTGTGAGAATCTCAGTGAAACGCCTCAATTGCGCGCACGCTGGCAATCAGGCGACACGGGCGCCAGTGAAGAATCAATACTGAATTAA
- the yfiR gene encoding 156G surface protein: MSVLHFRAVIFALMIVTIPSLADLPSPGPNNDEAVQRIVSGIISYTRWPKLNAAPRICIFRSARMAHIIASNITPISFTPVIVENSEEALIANCDGIYFGIEAPEQQVKLIEAYQPRALLLIAEQNTECLIGSSFCLNIDVTPVKFAVNLDSLSRSGVRVNPEVLMLARNSRHD; the protein is encoded by the coding sequence ATGTCTGTGCTGCACTTTCGAGCGGTTATTTTCGCACTGATGATTGTGACGATACCTTCGCTCGCTGACCTTCCCTCGCCGGGTCCAAATAATGACGAGGCCGTGCAGCGTATCGTATCCGGTATTATCAGTTATACGCGTTGGCCAAAACTTAACGCCGCACCGCGTATTTGTATTTTCAGGTCGGCGCGAATGGCACACATTATTGCCAGTAATATTACCCCGATCTCTTTTACGCCGGTTATTGTTGAAAACAGTGAAGAGGCGCTAATCGCAAACTGCGATGGTATTTATTTCGGTATTGAAGCACCAGAACAACAGGTGAAATTAATAGAGGCATATCAGCCACGGGCGTTATTATTAATCGCGGAACAAAATACGGAATGCCTTATCGGCAGTTCATTTTGCCTGAATATCGATGTCACGCCGGTTAAGTTCGCCGTTAACCTTGATTCATTGTCTCGCAGCGGCGTGCGGGTCAATCCCGAAGTATTAATGCTCGCACGGAACAGTCGACATGATTAA
- the yfiN gene encoding diguanylate cyclase: MIKDINNLQRPTFKRTLRRISMISVVITMIVAWMLLSVSSLLTLKQYAQNNLRLQSVSISHSLEAAMVFHDGPAAYETLSMLGEQGQFSSAQVVNSNGEIIADWSGTAENARDMMGGIVSKWVFPTPVVQNIYHDGKTLGEIRLTAMDNIITHFVWTSLGVLTACLILASLISLSITRYLHKGMVDALSNITEVAHDVRTNRNFSRRVSAERIEEFHLFAQDFNTLLDEMETWQTQLQRKNASLLISATHDPLTGLANRTAFRQAVESMMNDRSRKIDAALLFLDGDNFKYINDTWGHAVGDRVLTEIANRLRTFAGDNHCAYRLGGDEFAILLTGVQSTDALLTLIQSLRHALLPPIMLNNGETTVMSMSIGYALAKCTATPESLMEVADQNMYIEKNKRRLVFG; the protein is encoded by the coding sequence ATGATTAAGGATATCAATAACTTGCAAAGACCGACGTTTAAAAGAACGTTACGTCGAATAAGCATGATAAGCGTCGTGATTACCATGATTGTTGCCTGGATGTTGCTTTCCGTTTCATCCCTGCTGACGTTAAAACAATATGCGCAAAACAACCTGCGCCTGCAGAGCGTGTCGATAAGCCATTCTCTGGAAGCGGCTATGGTATTCCATGATGGGCCGGCGGCTTATGAGACGCTGTCTATGCTCGGCGAACAGGGGCAATTTTCCAGTGCGCAGGTAGTGAACAGTAATGGCGAAATCATTGCCGACTGGTCAGGCACTGCAGAAAATGCACGCGATATGATGGGAGGGATTGTCAGTAAATGGGTATTCCCTACCCCTGTCGTGCAAAACATTTATCATGATGGCAAAACGTTGGGTGAAATTCGCTTAACGGCGATGGACAATATTATTACGCATTTTGTCTGGACCTCGCTTGGCGTGTTAACAGCGTGTCTCATTCTCGCATCATTAATTTCATTATCGATTACCCGCTATTTACATAAGGGTATGGTGGATGCGTTAAGTAATATTACTGAGGTGGCTCATGATGTGCGGACTAATCGTAACTTCTCGCGCCGGGTTTCCGCTGAACGCATAGAAGAATTTCATCTTTTCGCGCAGGACTTTAATACATTGCTGGATGAAATGGAAACCTGGCAAACACAACTTCAGCGTAAAAATGCCTCGTTATTGATCAGCGCGACTCACGATCCGCTCACGGGTCTGGCTAACCGCACCGCGTTTCGGCAGGCAGTTGAAAGCATGATGAATGATCGAAGCCGTAAAATAGATGCGGCGCTGCTGTTTCTGGATGGCGATAACTTTAAATATATCAATGATACCTGGGGACATGCGGTAGGCGATCGGGTGCTGACAGAGATTGCAAACCGGTTACGCACCTTCGCCGGTGACAATCATTGCGCCTACCGTCTGGGTGGCGATGAATTTGCGATACTGCTGACAGGCGTTCAGTCCACAGATGCGTTGCTGACATTAATACAATCATTACGTCACGCCTTGCTGCCGCCGATCATGCTGAATAACGGCGAAACGACCGTGATGTCGATGAGCATTGGCTATGCGCTGGCGAAATGCACCGCCACGCCTGAGTCGTTAATGGAAGTGGCCGATCAAAATATGTATATCGAAAAGAACAAACGCCGACTGGTGTTTGGATAA
- a CDS encoding outer membrane lipoprotein: MLPRFFAPVILAALLLTGCQTPQGKFTPEQVAVMQSYGFNESDGDWSLGLSDTILFDKNQYQLRPESYNQIKSMAAKLSAYGLKHARMDGHTDNYGEDSYNEALSLKRANIVADAWATGAGVPRSNLTTQGLGKKFPIASNKTSSGRAENRRVAVVISTP; this comes from the coding sequence ATGTTGCCGCGCTTTTTCGCTCCTGTCATTCTCGCCGCTTTGCTGTTAACCGGTTGCCAGACACCTCAGGGGAAATTCACTCCGGAGCAGGTCGCCGTTATGCAGTCTTATGGCTTTAACGAAAGCGACGGTGACTGGTCATTAGGGCTCTCCGATACCATTCTGTTTGATAAAAATCAGTACCAGCTTCGGCCTGAAAGTTACAACCAAATAAAAAGCATGGCGGCGAAGCTGTCGGCTTATGGTTTAAAACACGCCCGTATGGACGGTCATACCGATAATTACGGCGAAGACAGTTATAACGAAGCGCTGTCCCTTAAACGCGCCAATATCGTGGCTGACGCCTGGGCAACGGGCGCGGGCGTACCGCGCAGTAATTTGACGACTCAGGGGTTAGGTAAAAAATTTCCGATTGCCAGCAATAAAACCAGTTCAGGGCGTGCCGAAAACCGCCGCGTTGCGGTTGTCATCAGCACGCCCTGA
- a CDS encoding Uncharacterized iron-regulated membrane protein has protein sequence MTTCTQRQAWITLLLRLHFAIGLFVGPFIFVAALSGTLYVATPQLEQYVYASTLNGSREGEPQPLARQIDIANQVTQHALRLHAVRPGLEAGQTTRVMYSDPALAPSEHRAIFIDPVTLAVTGDMTVYGTSGILPLRQWIDYLHRSLLLGDVGRLYSELAASWMWIAALGGIFLWWMTKPSRKPRTVKRSRLMAARQLHITLGLTLLAGLLLFSATGLTWSQYAGGNVDKLRAAMGWMTPQVNTLLSGQAVPADPHAEHHGHHPAATEPQQEQGANIDRVLALAQHHGIHASLLEIRPPRNPHQAWTVTEIDRRWPTQVDAVAINGETMQVIDQTSFEQFPLMAKLTRWGVDFHMGILFGLINQLALIGFGIALCVLIGMGYRQWWLRRPAAAVNNPAETLCQAWLMLSGVGRTCAVIVIAAFGFAMPVLGISLLLFLLFDIFRWKRAQRRQAAQPAVN, from the coding sequence ATGACAACCTGCACCCAACGCCAGGCGTGGATCACCCTGCTGCTGCGGCTTCACTTCGCCATAGGATTATTTGTTGGCCCCTTTATTTTTGTCGCTGCGCTGTCGGGCACGCTGTATGTCGCGACGCCGCAACTGGAACAATATGTTTATGCATCGACACTGAACGGCAGTCGGGAAGGGGAGCCGCAGCCACTTGCCAGGCAAATTGACATCGCCAATCAGGTCACGCAGCACGCGTTGCGATTACACGCCGTCAGGCCCGGACTTGAAGCCGGCCAAACCACACGGGTGATGTACAGCGATCCGGCGCTTGCCCCTTCGGAGCACCGGGCTATTTTTATCGATCCCGTTACGCTCGCCGTTACCGGTGATATGACCGTTTACGGCACCAGTGGAATACTACCGCTGCGCCAGTGGATAGATTATCTGCACCGCTCATTGCTGCTGGGAGATGTTGGCCGCCTCTATAGTGAGTTGGCGGCATCATGGATGTGGATTGCCGCACTCGGCGGTATTTTCTTGTGGTGGATGACAAAACCCTCCCGAAAACCCAGAACGGTGAAGCGTAGCCGGTTAATGGCTGCGAGGCAGTTGCATATCACGCTGGGACTGACGCTGCTGGCTGGTTTGCTGCTCTTTTCCGCCACCGGTCTTACCTGGTCGCAATATGCCGGGGGGAATGTCGATAAGTTGCGTGCCGCGATGGGCTGGATGACGCCTCAGGTGAACACATTACTTTCCGGCCAGGCCGTGCCAGCCGATCCACATGCTGAACATCACGGACATCATCCGGCGGCGACGGAACCGCAGCAGGAGCAGGGAGCTAATATTGATCGGGTACTCGCACTGGCGCAACATCACGGAATTCACGCCAGTCTGCTGGAAATACGCCCGCCGCGGAACCCACATCAGGCATGGACAGTGACAGAGATTGACAGGCGCTGGCCAACACAGGTCGACGCCGTGGCGATCAATGGCGAAACGATGCAGGTTATCGATCAAACGTCTTTCGAACAGTTTCCGCTGATGGCAAAACTCACCCGCTGGGGGGTGGATTTCCATATGGGGATCCTGTTTGGCCTGATTAATCAGCTTGCACTGATCGGCTTCGGGATCGCGCTGTGCGTACTGATCGGCATGGGGTACCGGCAGTGGTGGTTAAGGCGCCCTGCTGCGGCAGTTAACAATCCGGCCGAAACGCTATGTCAGGCTTGGTTGATGCTGTCAGGCGTGGGACGCACCTGCGCAGTGATAGTTATCGCGGCGTTTGGTTTTGCCATGCCTGTATTAGGGATCAGTCTGCTGTTGTTTTTACTGTTCGATATTTTCCGCTGGAAACGGGCGCAGCGTCGTCAGGCAGCGCAACCCGCCGTTAACTAA